The nucleotide window ATATCGGTTTTAAATATATCTACACCATTATCGATCAAGGGTTTGTAGAGATTTTTGAGGTTTTCAATAGCTTTGCTATCTCCACCTAAAACGATTCGATCCGGATCCATAAAATCATGTACAGCTGTCCCTTCACGCAGGAACTCAGGGTTGGAGGCCAATAACAAGTCATCTGAATTCAACCCACTTTGTTCTAAAACAACCTCACCAATCTTTTCAGTACTACCTGGTAATACAGTGCTTTTAACAACAACCTGATGGCCTTCTTTATCTCTTAAGTGTTTCCCTAGCTCTCTTGCCCCCTCTAAAGCGATAGATAGGTCTAGAGAACCATCCTCATTGCTGGGGGTGGGTAAACAAATAAAAGTGATGTCGGTTTTCTTTACTGCTTGGTAATCGGTTGTAGCTTGAAACAAGTTACCTAAATGTCGGTCAAGAAGTTCTTGAAGACCATCTTCATGGATATGTAAAAAACCATTGTTCAGGTTTTCAACAACCTCTGGATCGATATCTATATTGATAGTTTCATGACCCAATTCAGATAGACATAAAGCCGTAGTAGTACCAACGTAACCAGAACCAATAATACTGACCTTCATACAACGTATTATCTATTCCTCACAAAAGATAGAGCTAACGGATGAAGTCCCCCTCTAAAGACGGGGGGGTGTTAAGCCTGAGGAAATAATAAAAAATAGTTAGATATTAGGTGTTTTTAGGTAAACTGTTTTTTAGTTTATTTGGTTGTGGGTGGGATTTTTTCTGGGTCTTCTTCATAGAGATGTGGGGTTTTCTGTTCAGAATGGGGTATTATTATTTTATGTCCATCTATTTCTTTTATTTTTATTTTAACTTGATAAACCGGCTCTATATTCTCTTTGTTTAATTTTTCTGGACCACCTTGAGCATATACCTCTCCTTCTTTCATTATGATAACTTGGTCGCAATACCTAGCGGCGAGGTTTAGGTCATGTATTGCGATTAGGACAAGTATATCGTTTTTGGATTCTTTTTTTGCTATGTTAAGCATTTCGATTTGATGTTTGATATCTAGATTGTTTGTTGGTTCATCTAAAACAAGTATTTTAGGTTTTTGGGCTAAGGCTCGTGCTAAAATAACTTTTTGTCTCTGTCCGCCACTTAATTCATCTAGGCCCCGCATTGCTAAATCTTTTAACTCGAATTGATTGATTAAGTTTCTCACTATTTTTAGGTCTTTTTTACTTGGCTTCCAACCTAGATATGGTTTTCGACCCATCAATATTGTATCGAAAACTGTTATCGAGAAGTTTACTTCTTCAGCCTGTGGTACATATCCGATTGTTCTAGCCCTATCGGTGTTATCAAGTTCTGGGAGACTGTATCCCCCGATCTCTATATCTCCTTTGCTTGGAGTTAGAATGCCAGATATGCATTTGAGGAGTGTTGTTTTACCACAACCATTTGGGCCGAGCAAACCGATTACCTGGCCCTTGTTTAGAGTTAGTTCTATGTTTTTAAGCGCTTTAAAACCATTATAGTTGTAGTTTACGTCTTTTACTTGGATTGTTACCAATTTCGTTTCCTCCTTTTAAGTATTAGGTATAGGAACAATGGTACACCTAGGAATGAGGTTAATATGCCTACTGGAAGTATCTCTGGATATATAACTGTTCTGGCGACAGCGTCAGAAGCAACAAGTATTATGGAGCCTACAATGGCTGATGCAGGTAATAAGAATCTGTGGTCGGTTCCGAAGACCATTCTGGTTATGTGTGGTGCTACTAATCCAATGAAACCGATGGTTCCTAGGAATGCAACTGCGGCTGCGGTAATTAAGCTTGCTATGACCATTCCGTATATACGTATTTTTTCAACATCAACTCCGAGGCTAGAAGCGGTTTCATCACCGAGCATCAATGCATTGAAATCCCAGGTCCATTTAACTAATGGAATTAACATTATTAATAAAATAACTGCAACTATACCGGTATTCATCCAATCAGCTTTTCCAAGGCTCCCAAAAAGCCAGTAGACTATGGCAGTTACTTCGGATTCGTCTCCAACATACTGTAGTAGGGATAATCCTGCTGAAAAGAGGTACATCATTGCGATACCTGCTAGGATTAGGGTGGCGCTATCGGATCCCTTCATCTTTGTAATTCCAATTATTAGGAAAGCTGGGAAAAGAGCGAAAATAAATGCACTGACTACCAATAACCATTCTTGAGTGATGAAAACCTGTAGACCTAGGAAACCGCCTGTAACGATTACGAGTGCTGCTCCAAAACCTGCTCCTGATGCAACACCAAGTGTGTAAGGAGAAGCCAGAGGGTTTTTAAGTATGTTCTGCATAACGACTCCGGCAACTGCAAGTGCAGCGCCTGCAACGATTGCCATGAATAATCGGGGCATCCTTAGGTGCCACACAATTGTTGATTCTAAGTGGCTTGAACTGAAGGTTGATGGAAAAAACTTATTTAAAACTGCATTAAGAGCTTCAACTATTCCAACAGTTGCAGTTCCAGCTGAAAGTGAGGCAATTGAGGTTAGAAAGAGGAGTAGGAGGCTAGATGCCAATAATAGATATTTTTTGTTTATCTGTTTGGCGTATCCATCCTCAGAATCCCAGTAACTTCTTTGTTCAATCCCCATTTCTCTACCTATACGTTTAGTTAAATTTTTTCATTTTATTTATTGGATATAATGCCATATCCCTTCATGCTCTATGCCATGGAATTTCATTAAATATTCTTTATGCACTTCTTCTGGATCTATGTCTTCAAATATGTTTGGATAAATGAAATCTGCAATTATCAAGGCTCCGATAGGGTTTTGCATCGTTGATAACACGTTTTGAGATACAAGTATTAGTTC belongs to Methanonatronarchaeum sp. AMET-Sl and includes:
- a CDS encoding ABC transporter ATP-binding protein, with the protein product MVTIQVKDVNYNYNGFKALKNIELTLNKGQVIGLLGPNGCGKTTLLKCISGILTPSKGDIEIGGYSLPELDNTDRARTIGYVPQAEEVNFSITVFDTILMGRKPYLGWKPSKKDLKIVRNLINQFELKDLAMRGLDELSGGQRQKVILARALAQKPKILVLDEPTNNLDIKHQIEMLNIAKKESKNDILVLIAIHDLNLAARYCDQVIIMKEGEVYAQGGPEKLNKENIEPVYQVKIKIKEIDGHKIIIPHSEQKTPHLYEEDPEKIPPTTK
- a CDS encoding iron ABC transporter permease — translated: MASSLLLLFLTSIASLSAGTATVGIVEALNAVLNKFFPSTFSSSHLESTIVWHLRMPRLFMAIVAGAALAVAGVVMQNILKNPLASPYTLGVASGAGFGAALVIVTGGFLGLQVFITQEWLLVVSAFIFALFPAFLIIGITKMKGSDSATLILAGIAMMYLFSAGLSLLQYVGDESEVTAIVYWLFGSLGKADWMNTGIVAVILLIMLIPLVKWTWDFNALMLGDETASSLGVDVEKIRIYGMVIASLITAAAVAFLGTIGFIGLVAPHITRMVFGTDHRFLLPASAIVGSIILVASDAVARTVIYPEILPVGILTSFLGVPLFLYLILKRRKRNW